The region ATTTCCTTTGCCTGCTGAAAGGTGAGAGACAATGCAGTCGGGGAATGTAGCGACGCCGTTCGGGCGGCGGCCGATGACGCTTGCGCTCGTGCGGCGCCAGGCGGCAATGGAAATCAAGCATGGAAAAGCTGCCGATAAGTGGAAAGTGTTGAGAGACGCTTCCGCCGCGATGGAACTGCTCGGGATCCAGTCGAACAGTCTGGCTGTTCTTGACGCACTTTTGAGCTTTTATCCTGACAATGAGTTGCGTCAGGATGCACAATTGATTGTCTTCCCCTCGAATGCCCAACTGGCGCTTCGGGCGCATGCAATGGCGGGCGCAACGTTGCGGCGGCATATTGCCATTCTGGTGGAGTCGGGGTTGATCGTCCGTAAGGATAGCGCCAATGGCAAGCGCTTCGCCCGCAAGGGCGACGATGGCCAGATCGAGAATGCTTTTGGCTTCGACCTGTCGCCCCTCCTGGCGAGGTCGGAAGAGTTGGCGATGTTGGCGCAAAGAGTGGCGGCCGAGAGAGCCTCGCTCAGGAAAGCCAAAGAGAGCCTTACAATTTGCCGGCGGGATGTTCGCAAACTTATTACTGCTGCAATGGTCGAGGGCGCCGACGGCGATTGGAAGACGACCGAGGACATCTACATTGCGCTCGCGAGCAGAATTCCGCGCGTTCCGACCCTTGAA is a window of Rhizobium sp. CIAT894 DNA encoding:
- the repC gene encoding plasmid replication protein RepC; this encodes MQSGNVATPFGRRPMTLALVRRQAAMEIKHGKAADKWKVLRDASAAMELLGIQSNSLAVLDALLSFYPDNELRQDAQLIVFPSNAQLALRAHAMAGATLRRHIAILVESGLIVRKDSANGKRFARKGDDGQIENAFGFDLSPLLARSEELAMLAQRVAAERASLRKAKESLTICRRDVRKLITAAMVEGADGDWKTTEDIYIALASRIPRVPTLEGVTSVLNEMVMLREKVLNRLENLENAEKISTNAAHIEQHIQNSKPESINESEPRSEQEQGAKASLSHQPKNESQKAFPLGLVLKACPMISDYAPRGVGSWRDLMSAAVVVRSMLGVSPSAYQDACEALGPENAAVAIACILERANFINSPGGYLRDLTRRSERGEFSLGPMIMALLKANGQGGLRAG